Proteins encoded by one window of Microplitis demolitor isolate Queensland-Clemson2020A chromosome 6, iyMicDemo2.1a, whole genome shotgun sequence:
- the LOC128668015 gene encoding uncharacterized protein LOC128668015, which produces MSIVRTFGEPDLFVTVTCNPMWRKITENLLRHQTDSDWPDLVACVFNTKKDALIKMIIKDNVFGEVIAFNWVIEFQKRTLPHLHMLITLKHDFKIKTTDKVEQFVSAVIPNKTKKPTVYNIVTKSLLHGPCGDWCIVNEKCSKNFPKEFRNETTMDDNVYPYYRRKDKGITFSRNDQIFNNRHVVPYDPTLSETFNCHINVEIVS; this is translated from the coding sequence ATGTCGATAGTACGAACATTTGGTGAACCAGACTTATTTGTTACAGTGACTTGTAACCCAATGTGGCGTAAGATAACAGAAAATCTATTACGACACCAAACAGATTCAGACTGGCCTGATTTAGTAGCATGcgtatttaatacaaaaaaagatgctttaattaaaatgataataaaagacAACGTTTTTGGTGAAGTGATTGCTTTTAATTGGGTTATTGAATTCCAAAAGCGCACATTACCCCATCTACACATGTTGATAACATTAAAACATGacttcaaaataaaaactaccGATAAAGTTGAACAATTTGTATCAGCCGTCATAcctaataaaactaaaaaacctACAGTTTATAATATTGTTACAAAAAGTCTGCTTCATGGTCCGTGTGGAGATTGGTGTATTGTAAATGAGAAATGTTCAAAAAACTTCCCTAAAGAATTTCGAAATGAAACAACTATGGATGATAATGTATATCCTTATTATCGTCGTAAAGATAAAGGAATAACATTTTCACGAAacgatcaaatttttaataatcgcCATGTTGTACCGTACGACCCAACTCTCTCAGAAACATTCAACTGTCATATCAATGTGGAAATAGTGTCATAA